A single region of the Salarchaeum japonicum genome encodes:
- a CDS encoding HAH_0734 family protein codes for MKRLIIDGDPGVGKDAVIEHDGEEQILFGISRNGDWHGPKRVQLWCTMGTEDEREDFEKRNFVPQWLDVERVQAEDVTVVDPASARS; via the coding sequence ATGAAGCGGCTCATCATCGACGGGGATCCGGGCGTCGGGAAGGACGCCGTCATCGAACACGACGGCGAGGAACAGATCCTCTTCGGCATCTCGCGGAACGGCGACTGGCACGGTCCGAAGCGCGTCCAGCTCTGGTGCACGATGGGCACCGAGGACGAGCGCGAGGACTTCGAGAAGCGGAACTTCGTCCCGCAGTGGCTCGACGTGGAGCGCGTGCAGGCGGAGGACGTGACGGTCGTCGACCCGGCGAGCGCGCGGAGCTAG
- the hpt gene encoding hypoxanthine/guanine phosphoribosyltransferase — MDRLKRSLLDAPIIEKEGYQYFVHPISDGVPVLEPELLREIVIKIIRKAEIEGVDKIVTPAAMGIHISTAVSLMTDIPLVVIRKRSYGLEDEVSLTQQTGYSESEMYINDVHAGEKVLVLDDVLSTGGTLRAITDALDHIGADVSDVVAVIKKEGPNELDESDIDVKTLINVDVVDGEVVITDADGDY, encoded by the coding sequence ATGGATAGGCTCAAGCGGTCTCTCCTCGACGCGCCGATCATCGAGAAAGAGGGCTACCAGTACTTCGTTCACCCCATCAGCGACGGCGTTCCCGTCCTGGAACCCGAACTCCTCCGGGAGATAGTCATCAAAATCATCCGGAAGGCCGAAATCGAGGGTGTGGACAAAATCGTCACGCCCGCCGCCATGGGCATCCACATCTCCACCGCGGTCAGCCTGATGACGGACATTCCGCTCGTCGTCATCCGCAAGCGCTCCTACGGCCTCGAAGACGAGGTCTCCCTGACCCAGCAGACGGGCTACTCGGAGTCCGAGATGTACATCAACGACGTGCACGCGGGCGAGAAGGTGCTCGTGCTCGACGACGTGCTCAGCACGGGCGGCACCCTGCGCGCCATCACGGACGCCCTCGACCACATCGGCGCGGACGTCAGCGACGTGGTCGCGGTCATCAAGAAGGAGGGGCCGAACGAGCTCGACGAGTCCGACATCGACGTGAAGACGCTGATAAACGTGGACGTGGTGGACGGCGAAGTCGTTATTACGGACGCGGACGGCGACTACTGA
- a CDS encoding ABC transporter permease, which translates to MKWYIVKRILWTFVAVWIALTFTFALVTASPNQGQMQAMMSCATTGEDPAECREQFREREGLDTPVTERYVNYMVNMATLNWGWSDSRSQMVIPAILSAWKFTAQYAIPVLILSTLIGYGIGLYSAYKPYTVTDYAGSFVAFFGISIPNFWFAIVLIMLFAVNIDALPVYYQSGIPLEYGWLSVRNFLQLVLPITVLLTASLAWQMRYSRAQALEQMNQEFVKVAKAKGASQYRLMIHHVLRMAAVPLSTSFVGSLLAIFWSGSVIIEQIFAIPGLGYMTYTAIVEQDTALILATTLLTVFLAIIGNLLEDIAYVVLDPRIDYGNR; encoded by the coding sequence ATGAAATGGTATATAGTGAAGCGCATTCTGTGGACGTTCGTCGCGGTGTGGATCGCGCTCACGTTCACGTTCGCGCTCGTCACTGCGTCCCCGAACCAGGGACAGATGCAGGCGATGATGAGTTGTGCGACGACCGGCGAAGACCCCGCCGAGTGTAGGGAGCAGTTCCGCGAACGGGAAGGGCTCGACACGCCCGTCACCGAGCGGTACGTGAACTACATGGTGAACATGGCGACCCTGAACTGGGGGTGGTCCGACTCCCGGTCGCAGATGGTGATTCCAGCGATACTGTCCGCGTGGAAGTTCACCGCGCAGTACGCGATACCCGTCCTGATACTATCGACACTGATAGGGTACGGTATCGGACTGTACTCGGCGTACAAACCCTACACGGTCACTGACTACGCCGGGTCGTTCGTGGCGTTCTTCGGGATTAGCATCCCGAACTTCTGGTTCGCCATCGTCCTGATAATGTTATTTGCCGTGAACATAGACGCCCTCCCGGTGTACTACCAGAGCGGCATACCACTGGAGTACGGGTGGTTATCAGTGAGGAACTTCCTCCAACTCGTACTCCCCATCACGGTACTGCTCACGGCGTCGCTCGCGTGGCAGATGCGGTACTCGCGCGCACAGGCGCTGGAGCAGATGAATCAGGAGTTCGTCAAGGTCGCGAAGGCGAAGGGCGCGAGCCAGTACCGCCTCATGATTCACCACGTCCTCCGGATGGCGGCGGTGCCGCTCTCGACGAGTTTCGTCGGGAGCCTCCTCGCCATCTTCTGGTCGGGGTCCGTGATCATCGAACAGATATTCGCGATTCCGGGACTCGGCTACATGACGTACACCGCCATCGTCGAGCAGGACACGGCGCTCATCCTGGCGACCACCCTGCTCACGGTGTTCCTCGCCATCATCGGGAACCTCCTCGAAGACATCGCGTACGTCGTGCTCGACCCGCGGATCGACTACGGTAACAGATAA
- a CDS encoding DJ-1/PfpI family protein — protein MSRALFVVSEEGYWGEECAEPLTTLDSAGFDITVATPSGSPPVLDERSADPDEVGEETAEFVRDVHENDDRLNDPEPLAAVEADGYDAVVFPGGHGTAWDVNQDRDARRLLRNAVAGDDGKALVVCHAVGILAFTYEAPRASEDASGGEPRARRENDGGEFLVDGRDVTGFPNAWEEGIVDDYDRMPDGRKLPYWVEDEVEAAGGDWDAELDADTSVTVDGDLVTARGPESSAAAADALLDELD, from the coding sequence ATGTCTCGTGCGTTGTTCGTCGTGAGCGAGGAAGGCTACTGGGGCGAAGAGTGCGCGGAACCACTGACGACGCTCGACAGCGCAGGCTTCGATATCACGGTGGCGACGCCGTCCGGGTCGCCGCCCGTGCTGGACGAGCGCTCGGCCGACCCGGACGAGGTCGGCGAGGAGACGGCGGAGTTCGTGCGTGACGTGCACGAGAACGACGACCGACTGAACGACCCCGAGCCGCTCGCCGCGGTCGAGGCGGACGGGTACGACGCGGTCGTGTTCCCGGGCGGTCACGGCACCGCGTGGGACGTGAATCAGGACAGGGACGCCCGTCGCCTCCTCCGGAACGCGGTCGCCGGGGACGACGGGAAAGCGCTCGTCGTCTGTCACGCGGTCGGTATCCTCGCGTTCACCTACGAAGCGCCACGCGCTTCGGAAGACGCGAGCGGTGGTGAACCGCGAGCGCGACGTGAGAACGACGGCGGCGAGTTCCTCGTGGACGGTCGCGATGTCACCGGGTTCCCGAACGCGTGGGAGGAGGGCATCGTGGACGACTACGACCGGATGCCGGACGGCCGCAAACTCCCTTACTGGGTCGAGGACGAGGTCGAGGCGGCGGGCGGCGACTGGGACGCGGAACTCGACGCGGACACTTCCGTTACGGTGGACGGCGACCTCGTCACCGCCCGCGGCCCCGAGTCCTCCGCGGCCGCCGCGGACGCCCTCCTCGACGAACTCGACTGA
- a CDS encoding ABC transporter ATP-binding protein, which translates to MSQQLSTSTAREPLLEVRNLKKHYPITQGLLNKEVGRVRAVDGISFDIAPGETVGLVGESGCGKSTAAESILRLEDPTEGSVNFDGEDITTYNDTELKRFRREAQMIFQNPDSSFDPRMTMGESISEPLRIHNVGPRERRHEIARNLLERVGLNADDADRYPHELSGGQKQRVALARALVVNPRLIVADEPVSALDVSVQAEVLSLLQDIQDEFDLSILFISHDMSVVREVCDRVAVMYLGKIVEIGDTESLFENPQHPYTRALLRSIPTVDLDSRGIDAGLHGEVPNPSNPPSGCNFHSRCPEVIQPEGYEFEQENWRGVMNLRVSMNEHGVDVDGLREFVGVEDDESATAAERERMKDELRREHDIPEQLTSSAAESVLDEALDDIVRRNLDDARSLLADEFETVCEQSEPDLMDTGTGHPAACHLHADGVAQTIEPADD; encoded by the coding sequence ATGAGCCAGCAGCTATCCACATCCACGGCCCGCGAACCGCTTCTCGAAGTCCGGAACCTCAAGAAGCACTACCCGATAACGCAGGGGCTGTTGAACAAGGAGGTCGGCCGCGTGCGCGCGGTCGACGGCATCTCGTTCGACATCGCGCCCGGCGAAACCGTCGGACTCGTCGGCGAGTCCGGCTGCGGGAAGTCCACGGCGGCGGAGAGCATCCTCCGCCTCGAAGACCCGACCGAGGGGAGCGTGAACTTCGACGGCGAGGACATCACGACGTACAACGACACCGAACTGAAGCGGTTCCGCCGCGAGGCCCAGATGATCTTCCAGAACCCGGATTCGAGCTTCGACCCCCGGATGACGATGGGAGAGTCCATCTCGGAGCCGCTCCGGATTCACAACGTCGGGCCGCGCGAGCGCCGCCACGAAATCGCGCGGAACCTCCTGGAGCGCGTCGGTTTGAACGCCGACGACGCCGACCGCTACCCGCACGAACTCTCCGGCGGCCAGAAACAGCGGGTCGCGCTCGCCCGCGCGCTCGTCGTCAACCCACGCCTCATCGTGGCCGACGAGCCGGTGAGCGCGCTCGACGTGTCCGTGCAGGCGGAAGTCCTCTCGCTCCTGCAGGACATCCAGGACGAGTTCGACCTCTCCATCCTCTTCATCAGTCACGACATGAGCGTCGTGCGGGAGGTCTGCGACCGCGTCGCCGTGATGTACCTCGGGAAGATCGTGGAGATCGGTGACACCGAGTCGCTCTTCGAAAACCCCCAGCATCCGTACACGCGGGCGCTCCTCCGTTCCATCCCGACCGTCGACCTCGATTCGCGCGGTATCGACGCCGGCCTGCACGGCGAGGTGCCGAACCCCTCGAACCCGCCGTCCGGGTGTAACTTCCACTCTCGGTGCCCGGAAGTCATCCAGCCCGAGGGCTACGAGTTCGAACAGGAGAACTGGCGGGGCGTGATGAACCTCCGCGTCTCGATGAACGAACACGGCGTGGACGTCGACGGGCTCCGCGAGTTCGTCGGGGTCGAGGACGACGAGTCCGCGACCGCGGCGGAACGCGAGCGCATGAAGGACGAACTGCGCCGCGAGCACGACATCCCCGAGCAGCTCACGAGCAGCGCGGCGGAATCCGTGCTCGACGAGGCGCTCGACGACATCGTCCGCCGGAACCTCGACGACGCGCGGTCGCTGCTCGCCGACGAGTTCGAGACCGTGTGCGAGCAGTCCGAACCCGACCTGATGGACACCGGCACCGGCCACCCGGCCGCCTGCCACCTCCACGCGGACGGCGTCGCGCAAACCATCGAACCCGCGGACGACTAA
- a CDS encoding ABC transporter substrate-binding protein codes for MPSGNKRRNQLAGDEDGGEGGLDRRRVMQYMAATGVAASIAGCSSGDDSTSTTSGTTTSGTSVSQDEIPSGGTFIYGTTGNTNGLNVFRVGDGETSARAEMVMDLGYVRESPEYSDFLPLWFEDMTVEQPVNQIDIKLRENLQFGEGYGELTAEDYLWCIDNIWTADWANFTYASEFTVGSDEEPIQFEKVDKYTIRETIPNSRPFFPYNEPLSYMFPIPKEIAQPYVEDQNAEGLAQDNAIMRATFNGNLGPWDLKRWSQQSIMEFERGEDYYLREAAANDDRVPEIFTEAPYFDEYHFQYFDKAQTARQALQAGEIDATFIPSTQVGSYENNESDDLQLYENPYRAWSGYLGINHRANGWSQLRNKEVRHALAHIYNNNFVVENIADGRAAAQNTLHPSWGPYAPDDPVTFEGSLETARELLESGTSSDYGYSGDTFVGPDGNQVELTVVYQSGETDDLRAAYLKQRLNQVGIALNQETTSWTSLLSNFFQPGQKASGFSGTIGYGEDNTSGGPYNPGPWDEVVSSNSWDFMLTLGFSYGPLTPAGTIASLFGEQGNFNAYGYTPDRDLGAMRDEAQTAESREAAQSTIQEMLSYLSEERPVIFEYNPFNFYAYRNQVQNIGESPPESYWNMLQDRSSTRMYFSNGSSGR; via the coding sequence ATGCCATCCGGCAACAAGAGACGGAACCAACTGGCAGGCGACGAAGACGGCGGCGAGGGAGGCCTCGACCGGCGTCGCGTGATGCAATACATGGCCGCGACCGGCGTGGCCGCGAGCATCGCGGGTTGTAGCAGCGGCGACGACTCGACCTCCACCACCAGCGGAACGACGACCTCCGGAACCTCGGTCTCCCAGGACGAGATCCCCTCCGGCGGCACGTTCATCTACGGAACCACCGGAAACACGAACGGCCTGAACGTCTTCCGCGTCGGTGACGGAGAGACTTCCGCGCGAGCGGAGATGGTCATGGACTTGGGGTACGTCCGCGAGAGCCCCGAGTACTCGGACTTCCTCCCGCTCTGGTTCGAGGACATGACGGTCGAACAGCCGGTCAACCAGATCGACATCAAACTCCGCGAGAACCTCCAGTTCGGCGAAGGGTACGGCGAACTGACCGCGGAGGACTACCTCTGGTGCATCGACAACATCTGGACGGCCGACTGGGCGAACTTCACGTACGCTTCCGAGTTCACTGTCGGGAGTGACGAAGAGCCGATCCAGTTCGAGAAGGTGGACAAGTACACGATTCGGGAGACCATCCCGAACTCGCGGCCGTTCTTCCCGTACAACGAGCCGCTCTCCTACATGTTCCCGATTCCGAAGGAGATCGCGCAGCCCTACGTCGAAGACCAGAACGCGGAGGGCCTCGCGCAGGACAATGCGATTATGCGCGCGACCTTCAACGGGAACCTCGGACCGTGGGACCTCAAGCGCTGGTCGCAGCAGTCCATCATGGAGTTCGAACGTGGAGAGGACTACTACCTCCGCGAGGCGGCCGCGAACGACGACCGCGTCCCCGAAATCTTCACCGAAGCGCCGTACTTCGACGAGTACCACTTCCAGTACTTCGACAAGGCCCAGACGGCGCGGCAGGCGCTACAGGCCGGCGAAATCGACGCAACGTTCATCCCGTCGACGCAGGTCGGCTCGTACGAGAACAACGAGTCCGACGACCTCCAGCTTTACGAGAACCCCTACCGCGCCTGGTCGGGGTACCTCGGCATCAACCACCGCGCGAACGGCTGGAGTCAGCTCCGGAACAAGGAGGTTCGCCACGCGCTGGCGCACATCTACAACAACAACTTCGTCGTCGAAAACATTGCCGACGGCCGCGCCGCGGCCCAGAACACGCTCCATCCGTCCTGGGGTCCGTACGCGCCCGACGACCCCGTGACGTTCGAGGGGTCGCTCGAAACCGCGCGCGAACTCCTCGAATCCGGGACGTCGAGCGACTACGGCTACAGCGGCGACACGTTCGTCGGCCCGGACGGAAACCAGGTCGAACTCACGGTCGTCTACCAGTCGGGTGAGACCGACGACCTGCGCGCCGCCTACCTCAAGCAGCGGCTGAACCAGGTCGGTATCGCGCTCAACCAGGAGACGACCTCCTGGACGAGCCTCCTCAGCAACTTCTTCCAGCCGGGCCAGAAGGCGTCCGGGTTCTCCGGCACTATCGGGTACGGCGAGGACAACACCAGCGGCGGCCCGTACAACCCCGGTCCGTGGGACGAAGTTGTCTCCTCGAACTCCTGGGACTTCATGCTCACGCTCGGGTTCTCGTACGGCCCGCTCACGCCTGCCGGCACCATCGCGAGCCTGTTCGGCGAGCAGGGTAACTTCAACGCGTACGGCTACACGCCCGACCGCGACCTCGGAGCGATGCGTGACGAGGCGCAGACCGCGGAGAGCCGCGAAGCCGCTCAGAGTACAATTCAGGAGATGCTGAGCTACCTCTCCGAGGAGCGCCCGGTCATCTTCGAGTACAACCCCTTCAACTTCTACGCGTACCGCAACCAGGTGCAGAACATCGGCGAGAGCCCGCCGGAAAGCTACTGGAACATGCTCCAGGACCGGTCTTCCACGCGGATGTACTTCTCCAACGGAAGTAGCGGCCGTTAA
- a CDS encoding DUF2298 domain-containing protein, translating to MEYGVVAAWWVLLVALLGLGVPAASRLLPDARDGGAFVALPLVVVSVTVPVLWLGRVSFGLPVVLGVLAVFAGGSLWLARDGLDVDGRALAATLTVFSAAFLFLIAVRAADPGVYASGGEKFLDYGLLRSLLRGDSLPPEDFWFAGEHVVYYYGGHLVAAIFTTLAGTDPRFAYGPALASFYAMAVTAVFGFGRELARRRGYRPLAGGALAALLFGLASNVRTPVRVVVTLLPDGVGRWLANLAGVPYDAAVIDPGTFSYWPASRVIPGTINEFPLFAYLNGDLHAHMMSVTVLVAALAVLYAYWRSEGAWRRRLLVYGAFPPVLGLLLATNTWSFPTGVGLAWLALALSPRPPWTLLPERVQPSLDGVRAEVGRPVVALLLVLPVVPLALAWTWPFVSTVLLAGASKQTLAVLPERSPLGPFVLVHGAFLAVFAAFLARTTARDRDTRALAAGVAATVLALAAFGWLFDLVGLALAGPLVAAGWYALRRRDAGYETMLVVAGAGLVVLVEFAYLNDAAGAGRFNTVFKVYAQVWALWAIAAGVALAGVLPHARDRLPAPRELDRATALRVALVALLVCSLCVPYASLSLSRHFADMGDPSLDAFETAEDYHPAEAAAIEWMDETIDGQPTIVSRPSSDIYQWANPASSLTGIPTVAGWVHARNYHDSARYDRRVRDVNFVYTLDSAESRAVLLDYYDVQYIYYGPLERDAYGSVSFESEPGISVAYENEEVTVYAVNQSRLAA from the coding sequence ATGGAGTACGGGGTCGTCGCCGCCTGGTGGGTGTTGTTGGTGGCGTTGCTCGGACTGGGGGTGCCGGCGGCGTCGCGGCTTCTCCCGGACGCGCGGGACGGCGGGGCGTTCGTCGCGCTCCCGCTCGTCGTCGTGTCCGTGACGGTGCCCGTCCTCTGGCTCGGACGGGTCTCGTTCGGTCTGCCGGTGGTTCTCGGCGTGCTCGCGGTGTTCGCGGGCGGGTCGCTGTGGCTCGCGCGCGACGGGCTCGACGTGGACGGGCGCGCGCTCGCGGCGACCCTCACGGTGTTCTCGGCGGCGTTCCTGTTCCTGATAGCGGTGCGTGCGGCCGACCCCGGCGTGTACGCGAGCGGCGGCGAGAAGTTCCTTGACTACGGACTCCTCCGGTCGCTCCTTCGCGGCGACAGCCTGCCGCCGGAGGACTTCTGGTTCGCGGGCGAGCACGTCGTCTACTACTACGGCGGCCACCTCGTCGCCGCGATTTTCACGACGCTCGCGGGAACCGACCCCCGGTTCGCGTACGGCCCGGCGCTCGCGTCGTTCTACGCGATGGCCGTCACCGCAGTCTTCGGGTTCGGGCGCGAACTCGCGCGCCGCCGCGGCTATCGGCCGCTCGCCGGTGGCGCGCTCGCGGCGCTCCTGTTCGGTCTCGCGAGTAACGTCCGCACGCCCGTTCGCGTCGTCGTCACGCTCCTCCCCGACGGCGTCGGGCGCTGGCTCGCGAACCTCGCCGGCGTCCCCTACGACGCGGCCGTCATCGACCCGGGGACGTTCTCGTATTGGCCGGCGAGCCGCGTCATCCCCGGAACAATCAACGAGTTCCCGCTGTTCGCGTACCTGAACGGCGACCTGCACGCGCACATGATGAGCGTCACCGTGCTCGTCGCCGCGCTCGCGGTGCTCTACGCGTACTGGCGCTCCGAGGGCGCGTGGCGTCGCCGCCTCCTCGTCTACGGCGCGTTCCCGCCCGTCCTCGGCCTCTTGCTCGCGACGAACACGTGGAGCTTCCCCACCGGTGTCGGGCTGGCGTGGCTCGCGCTCGCGCTCTCCCCCCGTCCGCCGTGGACGCTCCTCCCCGAGCGCGTCCAGCCCTCGCTCGACGGCGTGCGCGCCGAGGTCGGGCGTCCCGTCGTCGCCCTCCTGCTCGTGCTTCCCGTCGTCCCGCTCGCGCTCGCGTGGACGTGGCCGTTCGTCTCCACGGTGCTCCTCGCCGGCGCGAGCAAGCAGACGCTCGCCGTCCTCCCCGAGCGCAGCCCGCTCGGGCCGTTCGTGCTCGTGCACGGCGCGTTCCTCGCCGTGTTCGCCGCGTTCCTCGCGCGGACGACCGCCCGCGACCGGGATACCCGAGCGCTCGCCGCCGGCGTCGCCGCTACAGTGCTGGCGCTCGCGGCGTTCGGCTGGCTGTTCGACCTCGTCGGCCTCGCGCTCGCCGGGCCGCTCGTCGCCGCCGGCTGGTACGCCCTCCGCCGCCGGGACGCGGGCTACGAGACGATGCTCGTCGTCGCGGGCGCGGGCCTCGTCGTGCTCGTGGAGTTCGCGTACCTGAACGACGCCGCGGGCGCGGGCCGGTTCAACACCGTGTTCAAGGTGTACGCGCAGGTCTGGGCGCTCTGGGCCATCGCCGCGGGCGTCGCGCTCGCCGGCGTCCTCCCCCACGCCCGCGACCGACTCCCCGCCCCTCGCGAACTCGACCGCGCGACCGCGCTCCGCGTCGCGCTCGTCGCCCTGCTCGTCTGCTCGCTCTGCGTGCCGTACGCGTCGCTCTCGCTCTCCCGGCACTTCGCGGACATGGGCGACCCGTCCCTGGACGCGTTCGAGACCGCCGAGGACTACCATCCCGCCGAGGCCGCCGCCATCGAGTGGATGGACGAGACCATCGACGGCCAACCGACCATCGTCTCCCGTCCGAGCAGCGACATCTACCAGTGGGCGAACCCCGCGTCCAGCCTCACCGGCATCCCCACCGTCGCCGGCTGGGTGCACGCCCGGAACTACCACGATTCGGCTCGCTACGACCGCCGCGTCCGGGACGTGAACTTCGTCTACACGCTCGACAGCGCGGAGTCCCGAGCGGTGCTCCTCGACTACTACGACGTGCAGTACATCTACTACGGGCCGCTCGAACGCGACGCCTACGGCTCCGTATCGTTCGAGTCCGAACCCGGAATCAGCGTCGCCTACGAGAACGAGGAGGTGACCGTGTACGCCGTGAACCAGTCCCGGCTCGCGGCCTAG
- a CDS encoding 50S ribosomal protein L44e, translated as MQMPRRFNTYCPHCNEHNEHEVEKVRSGRTSGMTKVNGRQRDRKTSRIGNAGKFSKVPGGDKPTKKTDLKYRCSECGKAHLREGWRAGRLELQE; from the coding sequence ATGCAGATGCCACGCCGCTTCAACACGTACTGCCCGCACTGCAACGAGCACAACGAACACGAGGTGGAGAAAGTCCGTTCCGGCCGCACGTCCGGCATGACGAAGGTCAACGGCCGCCAGCGCGACCGCAAGACCTCCCGCATCGGGAACGCCGGTAAGTTCTCGAAGGTGCCGGGTGGCGACAAGCCCACCAAGAAGACCGACCTCAAGTACCGCTGCAGCGAGTGTGGGAAGGCCCACCTCCGCGAGGGATGGCGCGCCGGCCGACTGGAGCTTCAAGAATAA
- a CDS encoding ABC transporter ATP-binding protein: MSDPLLSVEDLKTHFHTEDGTAYAVDGVSFDVKQGETVAIVGESGSGKTVTSESITKILDMPPGEIVEGTVTFDGMDLTSMTGKELQKIRGNRISHIFQNPQNGLNPVYKVGRQIGETLRIHRSDMSKKEVRRRVIELLDETGIPEASARVDDYPHEFSGGMKQRVLIAMALACDPDLLIADEPTTALDVTIQAQILRLLEDIQEEMGMSIIFVTHDLGVVSEIADRVVVMYSGKVMETGTVEEVFQNPSHPYTNALIECLPGRGRSMNRIPGALPSVTNPPEGCRFHPRCEFATEDCRTGDQPPRHTIEGSHDASCVYYGPGYDASDLTFDGAQNANQQDVTTDGGER; this comes from the coding sequence GTGAGCGACCCCCTCCTCTCCGTCGAAGACCTGAAGACGCACTTCCACACTGAGGACGGCACCGCGTACGCCGTCGACGGCGTCTCGTTCGACGTGAAGCAGGGCGAGACCGTCGCTATCGTCGGCGAGTCCGGGAGCGGGAAGACGGTGACGAGCGAGTCCATCACGAAGATTCTGGACATGCCGCCCGGCGAAATCGTCGAGGGAACCGTCACGTTCGACGGGATGGATCTCACGTCGATGACCGGGAAGGAACTCCAGAAGATTCGCGGAAACCGCATCAGTCACATCTTCCAGAACCCCCAGAACGGCCTGAACCCCGTGTACAAGGTCGGCCGCCAGATCGGGGAGACGCTCCGCATCCACCGTAGCGACATGTCGAAGAAGGAGGTTCGTCGGCGCGTCATCGAACTGCTCGACGAGACCGGGATTCCGGAGGCGAGCGCGCGCGTGGACGACTACCCGCACGAGTTCTCGGGCGGGATGAAACAGCGCGTCCTCATCGCGATGGCGCTCGCGTGCGACCCCGACCTCCTCATCGCGGACGAGCCGACGACGGCGCTCGACGTGACGATTCAGGCGCAGATTCTCCGCCTCCTGGAGGACATCCAGGAGGAGATGGGGATGAGCATCATCTTCGTCACGCACGACCTCGGCGTCGTCTCCGAAATCGCCGACCGCGTCGTGGTGATGTACTCCGGGAAGGTCATGGAGACCGGGACGGTCGAGGAGGTGTTCCAGAATCCCTCGCATCCGTACACGAACGCGCTCATCGAGTGCCTCCCGGGCCGCGGTCGGTCGATGAACCGCATCCCGGGCGCGCTCCCGAGCGTCACGAACCCGCCGGAGGGCTGTCGGTTCCATCCGCGGTGTGAGTTCGCGACCGAGGACTGCCGGACGGGCGACCAGCCGCCCCGGCACACCATCGAGGGGTCGCACGACGCCTCCTGTGTCTACTACGGACCGGGATACGACGCGTCCGACCTCACGTTCGACGGCGCGCAGAACGCGAACCAGCAGGACGTCACCACCGACGGAGGCGAACGATGA
- a CDS encoding ABC transporter permease, producing the protein MSSDYNDISFEDIEWDSQDVSTFALTRAGILELLSYLVIGALFVYDHFVIENAHPLIFGWDVLSVEWLFLVTLVAMFFHGFYPLYKNERMRQFYWKRFKKNKMAVVALAWLAFIFVVGIFGPVVVDPPQIRFDNRILPPAGVTATINGVEKTGTMQYPFGTSAEGRGILALVVYGMRVSMEVGFIATVFTVLIGSLVGAVAALATAMDIGWMDEVLMRYTDIQSVFPTFMLLLLLTYLFGSKLWMIILLFGFFSWEGVARTVRGEALQRSAEEYIMAAQASGANMLYVVRQHLIPNSANSIIISATVSVPGFILGEASLAFLGFSDPNTFSWGRTIAAGQANIEQAWWISTIPGIFLFLTVLAFYYVGEAMRDAMDPRQEVGGGGGL; encoded by the coding sequence ATGTCATCAGATTATAACGATATCTCGTTCGAGGACATCGAGTGGGACTCGCAGGACGTCTCGACGTTCGCCCTCACTCGCGCCGGGATTCTGGAGCTACTCTCGTACCTCGTTATCGGCGCGCTGTTCGTGTACGACCACTTCGTCATCGAGAACGCCCACCCGCTCATCTTCGGGTGGGACGTGCTCAGCGTCGAGTGGTTGTTCCTCGTGACGCTCGTCGCGATGTTCTTCCACGGGTTCTACCCGCTCTACAAGAACGAACGGATGCGGCAGTTCTACTGGAAGCGGTTCAAGAAGAACAAGATGGCGGTCGTCGCGCTCGCGTGGCTGGCCTTCATCTTCGTCGTCGGCATCTTCGGGCCGGTCGTCGTCGACCCGCCCCAGATCCGGTTCGACAACCGCATCCTCCCGCCCGCCGGCGTCACCGCGACCATCAACGGCGTCGAGAAGACGGGGACGATGCAGTACCCGTTCGGGACGTCCGCCGAGGGACGCGGCATCCTCGCGCTCGTCGTGTACGGGATGCGCGTCAGCATGGAAGTCGGCTTCATCGCGACCGTGTTCACGGTGCTCATCGGCTCGCTCGTCGGCGCGGTCGCCGCGCTCGCGACCGCGATGGACATCGGGTGGATGGACGAAGTCCTGATGCGGTACACGGACATCCAGTCCGTCTTCCCGACGTTCATGCTCCTGCTCCTGCTGACCTACCTGTTCGGCAGTAAACTCTGGATGATCATCCTCCTCTTCGGGTTCTTCAGCTGGGAGGGCGTCGCCCGGACGGTTCGCGGCGAGGCGCTCCAGCGCTCCGCGGAGGAGTACATCATGGCGGCGCAGGCGTCCGGCGCGAACATGCTGTACGTCGTCCGCCAGCACCTGATTCCGAACTCCGCGAACAGCATCATCATCAGCGCGACCGTCTCCGTCCCCGGGTTCATCCTCGGGGAGGCGTCGCTCGCGTTCCTCGGGTTCAGCGACCCGAACACGTTCTCGTGGGGTCGCACCATCGCCGCCGGGCAGGCGAACATCGAGCAGGCCTGGTGGATATCCACGATTCCGGGTATCTTCCTGTTCCTTACCGTGCTCGCGTTCTACTACGTCGGCGAGGCGATGCGTGACGCGATGGACCCCCGGCAGGAAGTCGGTGGAGGTGGTGGCCTGTGA